One genomic region from Flagellimonas oceani encodes:
- a CDS encoding restriction endonuclease subunit S produces the protein MKMNKKIPESWIYVKLDEVIIYGKGKKPKVLRNKNFKDSIPYLDIKAIETGNIDRWADKFSSRITSSEELVLVWDGSRSGWVGLSKDGALGSTLVAIKPVVINKTYLFYFLKSKFKYLNQNTKGVGIPHVDSIVFSNLKFPLAPLIIQKKIAKRIDLLFTKLDKSKSSLLKITNLIEDFKNIVLNGTLSGSLISEEVAYSEYHVEDLIHGLKYGTSKKSDYDNKGTPVLRIPNLVNFALDQSDLKFSSLTDTEIKNYYLKEGDLLLIRSNGSLNLLGRTSIVSKEFEGMCYAGYLIRIRPKADIIDSKFLNYAFHSKFVRDQIVGTSRSTSGVNNINSKEINRIKILIPPMGIQKKLVTKIETLLKSIDRAYSESLKIKDKVELLYQSILDKAFSGDLIKTKDVEGFSKDLLKQIKREKELVLSKEKERKRLINRTKKEKRKLMDILEILQAHNSRMKTKELWEKSKYKDDIDAFYAALKQEVNQNKIKESKDKEYLEIV, from the coding sequence ATGAAAATGAATAAAAAAATACCTGAGAGTTGGATTTACGTAAAACTTGATGAAGTTATAATATACGGTAAAGGTAAAAAACCAAAGGTTCTCAGAAACAAAAATTTCAAAGATTCAATTCCCTATCTAGATATAAAAGCTATTGAGACTGGTAATATAGATAGATGGGCGGATAAATTCTCATCAAGAATAACATCAAGTGAAGAGTTGGTTTTAGTATGGGATGGATCTAGAAGTGGTTGGGTAGGTCTTAGTAAAGATGGTGCATTAGGTTCAACTTTGGTGGCCATAAAACCAGTTGTCATCAATAAAACCTACTTATTCTATTTTCTTAAGAGTAAGTTTAAATATCTAAATCAAAACACAAAAGGAGTTGGCATACCGCATGTCGATTCTATAGTTTTCTCGAATTTAAAGTTCCCGCTTGCTCCTCTAATTATTCAGAAAAAAATCGCAAAGAGGATAGATTTGCTTTTTACCAAACTAGATAAAAGCAAATCATCTCTTTTAAAAATTACTAATCTAATAGAGGATTTCAAAAATATTGTATTAAACGGCACCTTATCGGGTTCATTAATTTCAGAGGAAGTCGCATATAGCGAATATCATGTTGAGGATTTAATTCATGGTTTGAAATATGGTACTTCTAAAAAATCAGATTATGATAATAAAGGTACTCCAGTTTTAAGAATACCTAACCTGGTAAACTTCGCATTAGATCAATCAGATTTAAAATTTTCCAGTTTGACAGATACTGAGATTAAAAATTATTACTTAAAAGAAGGTGATTTATTATTAATCAGATCTAACGGGAGTTTGAATCTTTTGGGAAGGACCTCTATTGTTTCAAAGGAATTTGAAGGTATGTGTTATGCTGGTTATCTAATCCGAATCAGACCAAAAGCTGATATTATAGATTCAAAATTTTTGAATTATGCCTTCCATTCTAAGTTTGTTAGAGACCAAATAGTTGGAACATCAAGATCCACAAGTGGCGTAAATAATATTAATAGCAAAGAGATTAACAGAATAAAGATTTTAATCCCTCCAATGGGAATTCAGAAAAAATTGGTGACAAAAATTGAAACTTTATTGAAGTCTATAGATAGAGCTTATTCGGAAAGCCTAAAAATTAAGGACAAAGTAGAGCTCTTATATCAGTCAATATTAGATAAGGCATTTTCTGGAGATTTGATAAAAACAAAAGATGTTGAAGGCTTTTCCAAAGATTTGTTAAAACAAATAAAAAGAGAGAAAGAACTTGTTTTAAGTAAAGAAAAAGAGAGAAAAAGACTTATAAATCGTACAAAAAAAGAAAAAAGAAAACTTATGGATATACTAGAAATTTTGCAAGCACATAATTCACGTATGAAAACTAAAGAATTATGGGAAAAATCAAAATATAAGGATGATATTGATGCCTTTTACGCAGCACTTAAGCAAGAAGTCAATCAAAACAAAATAAAAGAAAGTAAAGACAAAGAATATTTGGAAATTGTTTAA
- a CDS encoding helix-turn-helix domain-containing protein, whose amino-acid sequence MGATIITTEDLYEFKMELLDEIKQLIQAHHGQPSKKWLKSPEVRELLGISPGTLQNLRINGTIPYTKVGGVLYYEYTEIMEVLEKNRIHNKF is encoded by the coding sequence ATGGGCGCAACAATCATTACCACCGAAGACCTTTATGAGTTCAAGATGGAACTCCTGGACGAGATCAAACAACTGATACAGGCACATCATGGCCAGCCTTCAAAAAAATGGCTGAAATCCCCGGAAGTCAGGGAGCTATTGGGAATTTCCCCTGGTACCTTACAAAATCTAAGGATCAATGGAACGATACCCTATACGAAAGTGGGGGGTGTGTTGTACTACGAGTATACTGAGATTATGGAAGTGTTGGAAAAGAACCGGATACACAATAAGTTTTGA
- a CDS encoding helix-turn-helix domain-containing protein yields the protein MTLLGEYLAKKSIKKAEVSRKTGLSQSRLSELTLNKSSKLRVDELYLIALAIDTNPCEVMNEICKNLTLKNN from the coding sequence ATGACTTTGCTAGGAGAATATTTAGCCAAAAAATCTATAAAAAAGGCAGAGGTTTCTAGAAAAACAGGATTGAGTCAATCACGTTTGAGTGAACTTACATTAAACAAATCATCCAAATTAAGAGTAGATGAATTATATCTTATTGCTCTGGCAATAGATACAAACCCCTGTGAAGTTATGAATGAGATATGTAAAAATTTAACCTTAAAAAATAATTGA
- a CDS encoding ATPase: MRHPAPHIITEGGSQYRLGTLEGRCIQYDFEKILAYLDVKGRLLFGKKFRIYKEDHEILYKLCNYQVKNWGTCKKLGIDPKKGILLSGPVGCGKTSLMRLIRYITPHFTPYDLIPARNISFAFNHIGYSIIEQYGDHRFYCFDDLGVEPMGRHYGKDCNVMGEILLSRHELYLNHRVKTHATTNLNAQELEERYGNRVRSRMRELFNLIGFDKGSRDKRK; the protein is encoded by the coding sequence ATGAGACACCCCGCACCGCATATCATTACCGAGGGTGGTTCACAGTACAGATTGGGCACACTTGAAGGTCGTTGCATACAATATGATTTTGAGAAGATACTTGCCTATCTGGATGTCAAGGGAAGGCTGCTCTTCGGCAAAAAGTTCAGGATTTACAAAGAGGACCATGAAATCCTGTATAAACTCTGCAACTATCAGGTCAAAAATTGGGGCACCTGTAAAAAGCTGGGCATTGATCCTAAAAAAGGGATTCTGCTTTCCGGTCCGGTAGGTTGTGGCAAGACCAGTTTGATGAGATTGATACGCTATATTACACCGCACTTTACACCCTACGATTTGATTCCTGCCCGGAATATCTCCTTTGCCTTTAATCATATCGGGTATTCCATCATCGAGCAGTACGGCGATCATCGGTTTTACTGTTTTGATGATTTGGGAGTGGAGCCTATGGGTAGACACTACGGTAAAGACTGCAATGTGATGGGGGAAATTTTGCTCTCACGCCATGAGTTGTATCTCAACCATAGAGTCAAGACCCATGCCACTACCAACCTCAATGCCCAGGAATTGGAGGAGCGCTATGGAAACCGAGTTAGATCGCGGATGCGGGAACTGTTTAATTTAATAGGATTTGATAAAGGGAGTAGGGATAAGAGAAAATAA
- a CDS encoding AAA family ATPase produces the protein MRIDRVKIIDYKNLKDFTINLDKSKMETILLGQNATGKSNFIEALVLIFKHLDLESKPPFEYKIEYELRNFQIKVECINSRYKFQANTILKANIHGEKKKLVSLNSITNKEFFVNKNIYLPKYVFTYYSGVSNKLKDHFDDHQKRFYEKSIKKGVTKDDVEDLRRLFYVQLVHSYFVLLAYFSFDDEEKSSSKFLSEILNIKDLESILFVLNKPHWGKKGTFWGAKGLVNEFLQKVWEYSLAPIYNEENIPLDFRRSAKRELLYLFIKGKDELREIASFYNSNTDFFKALESTYISDLIFEVRVKVKKQGVKGDITFKELSEGEQQLLTVLGLLKFTRDEESLILLDEPDTHLNPIWKWKYREFLKDVVNKPETTQIIMNTHDPLVIGSLVKEEVRVFKRDMELKKVVAAEPEVDPKGLGVAGILTSELFGLSSTLDKETLGLLKRRNELISKQDTEELSDNERAELRALFEHLSSLGINTTDRDPLYQKFIVAVGKREEFFIENPTEENIKRQNEIAMDILNEIISEEGGSE, from the coding sequence ATGCGTATAGATAGGGTAAAAATAATAGATTATAAGAATCTAAAGGATTTCACAATTAATCTTGATAAATCCAAGATGGAAACGATACTTCTTGGTCAAAATGCTACAGGAAAGTCAAATTTCATTGAAGCTCTTGTCTTGATTTTTAAGCATTTGGATTTAGAATCGAAACCACCTTTTGAATACAAGATAGAGTATGAACTTAGAAATTTCCAGATTAAAGTTGAATGTATTAATAGTAGATATAAATTCCAAGCTAACACAATTTTAAAAGCCAATATACACGGAGAAAAAAAGAAATTGGTTAGCTTAAATTCAATAACTAACAAAGAGTTTTTTGTAAATAAGAACATTTATCTTCCTAAATATGTTTTTACCTATTATTCTGGTGTCAGTAATAAATTAAAGGATCATTTTGATGATCATCAAAAAAGGTTTTACGAAAAATCTATTAAGAAAGGTGTTACAAAAGATGATGTAGAGGATTTAAGACGATTATTTTATGTCCAACTTGTCCATTCCTACTTTGTATTACTTGCTTATTTTTCTTTCGACGACGAAGAAAAATCATCTTCGAAATTCCTTAGTGAGATACTTAATATTAAAGATTTAGAGTCCATTCTGTTTGTTTTAAATAAGCCTCACTGGGGGAAAAAGGGAACTTTTTGGGGAGCAAAAGGACTCGTAAATGAATTTCTTCAGAAGGTATGGGAATACAGTTTAGCTCCAATTTACAACGAAGAGAATATTCCGTTAGACTTTAGAAGAAGCGCTAAAAGAGAATTGTTGTATCTTTTTATAAAAGGAAAAGATGAGCTTAGGGAGATAGCATCGTTTTATAATTCAAATACCGATTTTTTTAAAGCACTTGAAAGCACTTATATTTCGGATTTAATATTTGAAGTAAGAGTTAAAGTAAAGAAACAAGGTGTTAAAGGTGATATAACTTTTAAGGAATTAAGTGAAGGAGAACAACAATTATTAACTGTTCTTGGGCTTTTAAAATTTACAAGAGATGAAGAATCACTAATTCTATTGGATGAACCCGATACTCACTTAAATCCCATCTGGAAATGGAAATATAGAGAATTTTTAAAAGATGTTGTAAATAAGCCAGAAACAACACAAATAATAATGAATACACATGATCCGCTGGTAATTGGAAGTCTGGTAAAAGAAGAGGTTCGTGTATTTAAACGGGATATGGAACTTAAGAAGGTTGTAGCGGCGGAGCCAGAAGTTGACCCAAAAGGGTTGGGTGTTGCTGGTATTTTAACAAGCGAATTATTTGGACTTTCCTCAACATTGGACAAAGAAACTTTAGGGCTACTTAAGCGACGTAATGAACTTATTTCCAAACAAGATACAGAAGAACTATCCGATAACGAAAGAGCTGAATTAAGGGCTTTATTTGAGCATTTAAGCTCTTTGGGAATAAATACTACTGATAGGGATCCACTATACCAAAAATTTATTGTGGCGGTTGGTAAAAGAGAGGAGTTTTTCATCGAAAATCCTACAGAGGAAAATATAAAACGCCAGAATGAAATAGCCATGGATATTCTCAATGAAATAATCTCAGAGGAAGGGGGTAGCGAATGA
- a CDS encoding RteC domain-containing protein — protein MFYASIINKFNDKIAKLENSAQEQLKKADIGIGIAAWALDIFKESVSKTGFESIEEEIAFFKAIKCQPMKYLILYTEIRSCEARMPKLDLKLQLSFLDKQTKKVNQFFTKHTEFIIYMNQGYTHLDEYYFTRKNQNKNAIVKSYPYYKDSIFNTSHDELWARIKGFNMYANYIKKKKEFLKNCEGGKSSKLIWTGSYAAFVELIYGLQEMGTINNGNEKIKKVIEVLGDYLQVPRGNHSRTYSELKARKGTQVKFLEEATKKLRQKMADEDDVK, from the coding sequence ATGTTCTATGCATCAATCATAAATAAATTCAATGATAAAATAGCGAAACTAGAGAATAGCGCACAAGAGCAACTTAAAAAAGCTGATATAGGTATTGGTATTGCGGCTTGGGCTCTGGATATCTTCAAAGAAAGTGTTTCCAAAACCGGTTTTGAATCTATCGAAGAGGAGATTGCGTTTTTCAAGGCTATAAAATGTCAGCCCATGAAATATTTGATTCTCTATACCGAAATCCGATCCTGCGAAGCCCGAATGCCTAAATTAGACCTTAAGCTCCAATTATCCTTTCTAGATAAGCAAACTAAAAAGGTTAACCAGTTTTTTACCAAACATACCGAGTTCATTATATATATGAATCAGGGATATACCCATCTTGATGAATACTATTTCACTAGGAAGAACCAGAATAAAAATGCTATTGTTAAGAGCTATCCATATTATAAAGATTCTATATTCAATACATCCCATGATGAGTTATGGGCAAGAATAAAAGGATTTAATATGTACGCGAACTATATAAAGAAAAAGAAAGAATTTCTTAAAAATTGCGAGGGTGGTAAATCCAGCAAACTCATTTGGACCGGCAGCTATGCTGCATTTGTAGAACTGATATATGGCCTTCAAGAAATGGGAACGATTAATAATGGGAATGAGAAAATCAAGAAAGTTATTGAAGTATTAGGGGATTATTTGCAGGTACCGCGGGGAAACCATTCCAGAACCTATAGCGAGCTCAAAGCTAGAAAGGGTACTCAGGTAAAATTCCTTGAAGAAGCCACAAAAAAATTAAGGCAAAAAATGGCGGATGAAGATGATGTAAAATAG
- a CDS encoding formylglycine-generating enzyme family protein has translation MIRLVSIPVLFAVISSCSPKKETQENFHLKSPDNMVLIPAGTFYMGGKSEQAAFDEFPRHKVSVSRFHMDITEVTNRAFKEFTDQTGYITVAERNISWEDLKQQLPVGTPEPADSLLRAGSLVFTMTEGPVDPRDYSQWWRWTVGASWRNPEGPGSTIIQRMDHPVVHIAFEDAQTYCKWAGKRLPTEAEWEWASMGGLDDPVYPWGNEPAEKSSKKANFWQGFFPFKNSLLDGYLTTAPVKSYPPNKYGLFDMAGNVWEWCADKYHFRAYLEDKKKGVVENPKGPKESLDPDEPKIPKYVIRGGSFLCNDDYCSGYRVSRRMKSSMDSGFPHTGFRCVKDYN, from the coding sequence ATGATTAGACTAGTTTCTATCCCGGTTTTATTCGCTGTAATTAGCTCTTGTTCACCAAAAAAGGAGACCCAAGAGAATTTTCATTTGAAAAGTCCGGACAATATGGTCCTAATACCTGCCGGAACATTTTATATGGGTGGTAAAAGCGAACAAGCTGCTTTTGATGAATTTCCAAGGCACAAAGTTTCAGTGTCCCGGTTCCACATGGACATTACTGAGGTCACCAATAGAGCCTTTAAGGAATTCACCGATCAAACGGGTTACATTACTGTAGCCGAACGCAATATCAGTTGGGAAGATTTGAAACAACAACTGCCGGTAGGGACACCAGAACCGGCAGATTCACTTTTAAGGGCCGGTTCACTGGTGTTTACGATGACAGAGGGGCCTGTTGACCCAAGAGACTATTCACAATGGTGGAGATGGACTGTGGGAGCCTCTTGGAGAAACCCCGAAGGCCCTGGATCTACCATAATCCAACGTATGGATCATCCGGTGGTGCATATCGCTTTTGAAGATGCCCAAACATATTGCAAATGGGCCGGCAAAAGATTGCCAACGGAAGCAGAATGGGAATGGGCCTCCATGGGAGGTTTGGATGACCCTGTATATCCATGGGGAAACGAACCAGCTGAAAAATCCTCCAAGAAGGCCAATTTTTGGCAAGGATTTTTTCCATTTAAAAATTCCTTGTTGGATGGTTATCTGACCACGGCACCCGTGAAATCGTACCCTCCCAACAAATATGGCCTGTTTGACATGGCCGGCAATGTTTGGGAGTGGTGTGCCGATAAATACCATTTTCGGGCATACCTTGAGGATAAGAAAAAAGGGGTAGTTGAAAACCCCAAAGGACCAAAGGAATCTTTGGATCCCGATGAACCCAAAATACCTAAATATGTTATCCGCGGAGGTTCGTTCCTGTGCAATGATGACTACTGTAGTGGCTATAGGGTTTCAAGGAGAATGAAATCCAGTATGGATTCGGGTTTTCCCCATACCGGGTTCAGATGTGTAAAAGATTATAACTAA
- a CDS encoding N-6 DNA methylase, with product MSNIVNKLWGFCHTLRHEGVDYADYIEELTYLLFLKIAEERSIEIPEKLNWVSLTTSSDKNLLENYNVILKGLSEQQGILREIFSEPIAKIHNSSSLRKLLNLIDEVNWSNYDLDVLGATFEGLLEKAASESKKGAGQYFTPRPLIRSIVNVMKPNPFETPTFKVSDVACGTAGFITESYEWFKKKHDYQELSKKQKQKLLNETYYGQELVIRPRRLAMMNLYLHGLSPNIELGDTIYEPRPVELVSCILTNPPFGTRGADNIPDRDFKVKTTNKQLNL from the coding sequence ATGTCCAATATTGTAAATAAGCTTTGGGGTTTTTGCCATACTCTAAGACATGAAGGTGTCGATTATGCTGATTATATAGAAGAATTAACCTATCTACTTTTTCTAAAGATAGCGGAAGAAAGGAGTATTGAAATTCCTGAAAAGCTCAATTGGGTGTCATTAACAACTTCTTCCGATAAAAATTTATTAGAAAATTATAATGTAATCCTTAAAGGGTTGAGTGAGCAACAGGGTATACTTAGAGAGATTTTTAGTGAACCAATTGCTAAGATTCATAATTCGAGTAGCCTCCGAAAACTTTTAAATCTTATAGATGAAGTAAATTGGTCTAATTATGATTTAGATGTCCTTGGTGCTACATTTGAAGGACTGTTGGAAAAAGCAGCTAGCGAGAGCAAAAAGGGGGCAGGGCAGTACTTCACACCGAGACCTCTAATAAGGTCAATTGTTAACGTAATGAAACCTAATCCCTTTGAAACACCAACTTTTAAAGTTTCTGATGTTGCCTGTGGAACCGCAGGGTTCATTACAGAAAGTTATGAGTGGTTTAAGAAAAAACATGATTATCAAGAATTATCAAAAAAACAAAAACAAAAACTACTTAATGAAACCTATTACGGTCAGGAATTAGTAATTAGACCACGCAGGTTAGCAATGATGAATCTATATCTTCACGGATTGAGCCCAAATATTGAATTAGGGGATACCATTTATGAACCAAGACCAGTTGAACTGGTTTCATGTATCCTTACAAACCCTCCTTTTGGTACAAGAGGAGCTGACAATATCCCTGATCGTGATTTTAAAGTTAAGACTACCAATAAACAATTGAATTTGTAG
- a CDS encoding IS3 family transposase (programmed frameshift), giving the protein MKKSKFTESQIIKALKENEQGRKVGDISREMGIDTSTFYYWRKKYGGMEVAHMKRLKELEEENRKLKQMYADASLDIRMLKDVLSKKFLGPSDKKQRAKYLQEAYSVCVSRSCGVLDLARSMWYYHGKRDDTEVVDALSRLAEELPTRGFEVYYKRLRREGHYWNRKRVLRVYRSMNLKLRRKHKKRLPARTKNPLEAPMELNEVWSMDFMADVLSDGRKIRVFNVMDDCNREALAMDVGLNYPAIRVVETLSQLEQEIGLPKTIRCDNGPEFISKALSQWCKSRRVELQFIQPGKPMQNGYMERLNRFYREDVLDAYWFNDLHQVRTLTQKWMEDYNTRHPHSSIGDMPPREYKNRFGEEFFPETDNINDNFMNLAMS; this is encoded by the exons ATGAAAAAAAGCAAGTTTACCGAGAGCCAGATCATCAAGGCACTGAAAGAGAACGAACAGGGCCGCAAGGTGGGTGATATATCCCGTGAGATGGGCATTGACACCAGCACATTTTATTATTGGAGGAAGAAGTACGGGGGGATGGAAGTGGCCCATATGAAGCGCTTGAAGGAACTCGAGGAGGAGAACCGCAAGCTCAAGCAGATGTACGCCGATGCCAGCCTTGACATCCGCATGCTCAAGGACGTACTGTCAAAAAAGT TTCTAGGGCCTTCCGACAAGAAGCAGCGCGCCAAATACCTCCAGGAGGCCTATTCGGTATGTGTATCGCGTTCCTGTGGGGTACTGGACCTTGCACGGTCGATGTGGTACTACCATGGCAAAAGGGACGACACCGAGGTGGTCGACGCCCTTTCCAGGCTGGCCGAAGAGCTGCCGACAAGGGGATTCGAGGTATATTACAAGCGTTTGCGTCGCGAAGGCCACTACTGGAACAGGAAACGGGTGTTGAGGGTCTACAGGTCCATGAACCTAAAGCTCAGGAGGAAGCACAAGAAGAGGCTTCCCGCAAGGACAAAGAACCCATTGGAGGCCCCGATGGAGCTCAACGAGGTGTGGAGCATGGACTTTATGGCCGATGTCCTGTCCGATGGAAGGAAGATAAGGGTGTTCAATGTCATGGACGATTGCAACCGGGAGGCACTGGCCATGGATGTGGGGCTTAACTATCCGGCGATAAGGGTCGTGGAGACCTTATCACAATTGGAGCAAGAGATAGGCCTGCCAAAGACCATACGCTGCGATAACGGTCCGGAGTTCATATCCAAGGCCCTATCGCAATGGTGCAAGAGCAGACGGGTGGAGCTGCAGTTCATCCAGCCCGGCAAGCCCATGCAGAACGGATATATGGAACGCCTCAACAGGTTTTACAGGGAAGATGTGCTAGATGCCTATTGGTTCAACGACCTGCACCAAGTAAGGACACTGACCCAAAAATGGATGGAGGATTACAATACAAGGCATCCCCATTCATCAATCGGGGATATGCCGCCCAGGGAATACAAGAACCGTTTCGGGGAAGAATTCTTCCCCGAAACGGACAACATTAATGATAATTTTATGAATTTAGCGATGTCCTAA
- a CDS encoding sulfatase produces the protein MKEDSIKERPNILFIMSDDHAYQALSAYSDKLISTPNIDRIAKEGMLFTNASVTNSICAPSRATILTGKHTHINGKIDNRTPFDTTQVTFPQLFQKAGYQTAMFGKLHFGNNPKGVDEFMILPGQGFYINPDFINKKGDTVRIDGYVTDIITDLTLNWLQTERDSTRPFMMMYLHKAPHRPWWPSPEKFAEFSKKKFPEPESLFDDYENRGTAAKTAEMNLLTHMMYGHDSKVFPETLALMGKVMPEVPEYENSFYGPYGRANAEQKAKYGPVLDSINVDFKKNWPSMTDREKMQWKYQRYMQDYLGTLATVDENVGRVLNYLDESGLTDNTIVVYTSDQGFYLGEHGWFDKRFAYNESFKTPLLIRWPNVIKPGTTEEEMVQNLDFAQTLLEAAGIGAPKDMQGESLIPLLKGNKESWTRNGVYYHYYEYPAVHMVKRHYAIVTKEYKLIHFYYDVDEWELYDRKKDPNEMNNVYDDPEYSDEIALLKKELEELRKKYKDSDELNEKFIQQYKDNNWIDRGY, from the coding sequence ATGAAGGAGGACAGTATAAAGGAGAGGCCCAACATTCTTTTTATTATGTCCGATGACCATGCTTATCAAGCATTGAGTGCATATAGTGACAAACTCATAAGCACCCCGAATATAGATAGAATAGCCAAAGAAGGTATGCTCTTTACCAATGCAAGTGTCACCAATTCCATCTGTGCGCCGTCAAGAGCAACCATTCTGACTGGTAAGCATACACATATCAATGGAAAAATTGATAACAGGACCCCTTTCGACACCACACAAGTAACTTTTCCACAATTATTTCAAAAGGCAGGTTACCAAACTGCAATGTTTGGAAAATTGCATTTTGGAAACAACCCTAAGGGAGTTGATGAGTTCATGATACTTCCGGGTCAAGGTTTTTACATCAACCCTGATTTTATCAACAAAAAAGGAGATACTGTTAGAATTGATGGTTATGTAACGGATATAATTACGGATTTAACCTTAAACTGGTTGCAAACCGAAAGAGATTCTACAAGACCATTTATGATGATGTACCTGCACAAAGCCCCTCACCGTCCTTGGTGGCCCAGCCCTGAAAAGTTTGCAGAGTTCTCCAAGAAAAAATTCCCGGAACCGGAATCTTTGTTCGATGATTACGAAAATAGGGGTACTGCAGCGAAAACAGCCGAAATGAATTTGCTCACCCATATGATGTATGGCCACGATAGTAAAGTTTTTCCTGAAACTCTGGCTTTAATGGGAAAAGTGATGCCCGAGGTTCCTGAATATGAGAACAGTTTTTATGGTCCTTATGGTCGTGCCAATGCAGAGCAAAAGGCCAAATATGGTCCTGTGCTGGATTCGATCAATGTAGATTTCAAGAAAAATTGGCCCAGCATGACCGATAGGGAAAAAATGCAATGGAAATATCAAAGATATATGCAAGACTATTTGGGAACCCTAGCCACTGTTGATGAAAATGTAGGGAGAGTCTTAAATTATTTAGACGAAAGCGGTCTCACGGATAATACAATTGTAGTGTACACTTCGGACCAAGGGTTCTATCTTGGCGAACATGGTTGGTTCGACAAACGTTTTGCCTATAATGAGTCTTTTAAGACTCCATTGTTGATACGATGGCCAAATGTCATAAAACCCGGGACCACGGAAGAAGAAATGGTTCAAAACCTTGATTTTGCCCAAACCCTTTTGGAAGCAGCAGGAATTGGGGCACCCAAAGATATGCAGGGTGAAAGCTTGATTCCATTGTTGAAAGGCAATAAAGAAAGCTGGACAAGGAATGGCGTGTATTATCATTATTATGAATATCCGGCAGTACACATGGTCAAACGGCATTACGCCATTGTTACCAAAGAGTATAAACTCATCCATTTCTATTATGATGTTGATGAATGGGAACTATATGATCGGAAAAAGGATCCCAATGAAATGAACAATGTATATGATGACCCTGAATATAGCGATGAAATTGCTTTGTTGAAGAAGGAACTGGAAGAACTGAGAAAAAAATATAAGGATTCAGATGAACTGAACGAAAAATTCATTCAGCAATACAAGGATAATAATTGGATTGATAGGGGGTATTGA